The Sphaeramia orbicularis chromosome 16, fSphaOr1.1, whole genome shotgun sequence genome window below encodes:
- the uts2r3 gene encoding urotensin-2 receptor, translated as MDLSGSLPPPSTYTISILPNFSIPSTSPTISPSPSPASTALFCSLLSLLSLLGIIGNLYTLGLLLKRRRGRRRRGAGETCCLMKIPVPSCLANSTSPSSSPISSSSSSSSLHLQVLSLACADLLYLFTAPFIVYDSLASGWAFGELGCRLLLSLDLLTMHASIFTLTAMSLDRYRAVAHPLHTSSSNSSGLLRVGLAWGLAVALSLPMMITLHLEDGLTQEGQLCVPAWDEQSSKAYLSVLFCTSILGPGLAIGALYATLGRLYWVSQTRPAWASGSSTACPPRAPKPKVLLLILGIVLAFWACFLPFWVWQLLPLYQPDMLRTVPVGTQVTVNRILTGLTYGNSCVNPFFYTLLTGKRKRNRQTLTSANQLCRKSSPLQ; from the coding sequence ATGGACCTCTCGGGCTCCCTGCCTCCACCCTCTACATACACCATCTCCATTCTCCCCAATTTCTCCATTCCATCCACCTCTCCCACTATCTCTCCCTCTCCGAGCCCGGCTTCCACAGCTCTATTCTGCTCCCTTCTCTCACTTCTCTCTTTGCTGGGCATCATTGGAAACCTATACACCCTGGGTCTCCTTCTAAAACGCAGGAGAGGCAGGAGACGACGTGGAGCAGGAGAAACTTGCTGCCTGATGAAAATCCCTGTTCCATCCTGTCTTGCCAACTccacctccccttcctcctccccgatctcctcttcttcctcctcatcctctcttCACCTCCAGGTGCTGAGTCTTGCTTGTGCTGACCTCCTCTACCTTTTCACTGCTCCCTTCATCGTGTATGACAGTCTGGCTTCTGGCTGGGCCTTCGGCGAGCTGGGTTGCCGCCTTCTGCTGAGCCTGGACCTCCTCACCATGCATGCCTCCATCTTCACTCTCACTGCGATGAGTTTGGACCGCTACCGGGCTGTGGCTCACCCCCTCCACACCTCCTCTTCCAACTCCTCCGGTCTGCTGCGTGTAGGCCTGGCCTGGGGGCTGGCGGTGGCTCTGAGTTTGCCCATGATGATCACCTTGCACCTGGAGGATGGGTTGACCCAGGAAGGCCAGCTGTGTGTGCCTGCATGGGACGAACAGAGCTCCAAGGCCTACCTGAGTGTGCTGTTCTGCACCAGCATCCTTGGTCCTGGATTGGCCATCGGGGCCTTGTACGCTACTCTAGGTCGGCTTTACTGGGTGTCTCAGACCAGACCAGCCTGGGCCAGTGGGAGTAGCACTGCATGCCCTCCACGTGCTCCCAAACCTAAAGTCTTGCTCCTAATCCTTGGTATTGTCCTAGCCTTTTGGGCCTGTTTCCTCCCATTCTGGGTGTGGCAGCTGCTGCCTCTGTACCAGCCTGACATGCTGCGGACAGTACCAGTGGGGACCCAGGTGACAGTGAATCGCATCCTCACGGGCCTGACTTATGGAAACTCTTGTGTCAATCCATTTTTCTACACACTATTGACTGGAAAACGAAAACGCAATCGGCAGACGCTGACTTCAGCAAATCAGCTCTGCCGCAAGAGCAGCCCACTGCAGTAG